From bacterium:
GATCCAGATCGGGGGGGCGGGACGCTGCGCCGGCCGCGGCGAGGGCACCATGTCCTCGAAGCGGACGTATTTTCCCTCGAAGCTCACCCGCTCCTCGGTCCAGAGGCGGCGGATGAGACGGAGGTACTCGTCCGTCATCGCGCCGCGCTCTTTGAACGGAAGCCCGAGGGCGATGAACTCCTCCTCGAGCCAGCCGGGCGCCGCCCCGAAGATCAGCCGCCCGCCGGAGAGTTGATCGATCGTCGCCATCTGCTTGGCCACGACGATCGGATTCCGGTAGGGAAGAATAATCACGCTGGCGCCGATCTTGACCCGCTGCGTAATGGCCGCGAGATGGCCGAGCAGCACGATGGGATCGAGCATGTGCTCCCGGTAGATGATCTCGAAGTTCTTCGGGATGAGCAGATGGTCCGTCACCCAGATCGAATCGAAGCCGAGCGCCTCCGCCCGGCGGGCCGCCTCCAGCGTGCGGGAGACATCCACCGGGTGCCCGTAGTGGGGGATGCAGATGCCGAATTCCATGCCCG
This genomic window contains:
- a CDS encoding LLM class flavin-dependent oxidoreductase, with amino-acid sequence MEFGICIPHYGHPVDVSRTLEAARRAEALGFDSIWVTDHLLIPKNFEIIYREHMLDPIVLLGHLAAITQRVKIGASVIILPYRNPIVVAKQMATIDQLSGGRLIFGAAPGWLEEEFIALGLPFKERGAMTDEYLRLIRRLWTEERVSFEGKYVRFEDMVPSPRPAQRPAPPIWI